Within the Staphylococcus argenteus genome, the region CAAAACAATGTTGAAAGAATTGAAAAACTCATTCCGCCCAGAATTTTTAAATCGTGTTGATGATATTATTGTATTCCACAAATTGACAAAAGAAGAATTAAAAGAAATCGTGACAATGATGGTTAATAAATTAACTAATCGATTATCTGAACAAAATATTAATATTGTAGTTACAGATAAAGCAAAAGATAAAATCGCTGAAGAAGGATATGATCCTGAATATGGTGCAAGACCATTGATTAGAGCGATTCAAAAAACTATCGAGGATAATTTAAGTGAATTAATTTTAGATGGCAATAAAATAGAAGGTAAAAAAGTTACGGTGGATCATGATGGTAAAAAATTCAAATACGACATCGATGAAGAATCTTCTGAAACTATAGAAACATCACAAGCATAATAATAAAGACAGTCTGAAACATTAATTTGTTTTGGACTGTCTTTTTATACGCAGATTAATTAAATAACTATAATCATTAAGTTAGAATAGTGTTTGAAGCTCGAATATTCTAACGATGTTTGTTGACTGATGTTGTATAAACTGAACTATGCAATATAGTAAAATTTATAGGTTATAAAAATATTGCTACTTGATGTAACATTAAGGTATATCAAATTAAAATTATTTTCTACAATATTGTGACAAGTTGAGTTGAATTAATTTAATAAGAAAGTATTAAGATTTTAGTATAGAAAGTCAACTTCTATCAACATTATACAAGTTTATTTTATAATATTCGTAAAAAATAAAACTAATAAAACAGTTTGCCTTAGTACTCATGTTAAAATACAAACAAATGTAACTCACATTTAATTTGTCATAATGAGGTTGTGCGTTTAAAATAGATTTGTTCAAAGGAAAGTGGAGGTGCAATTTTGGCCAAGAAAAAAGTGATTTTTGAATGTATGGCTTGTGGTTATCAATCTCCTAAATGGATGGGAAAATGTCCCAATTGTGGTGCTTGGAATCAAATGGAGGAAATTGTTGAAAAAGCTGCCAATCCAAAGCATGGAGTAAAAACAAAAGAAATAGCTGGTAAAGTACAAAAATTAAATAGTATTAAACATGAAACGACACCTAGAGTATTAACGGATTCTGCAGAATTCAACCGCGTATTAGGTGGCGGTATTGTTAGCGGATCACTGGTCCTGATAGGTGGAGATCCAGGTATTGGTAAGTCAACGTTACTTTTACAAATTTGTGCTTCTTTATCACAAAAGAAAAAAGTGTTATATATTACTGGGGAAGAATCCCTTAATCAAACGAAACTTCGAGCAGAGCGTTTAGATGAAGACTCTAGTGAATTACAAGTATTAGCAGAAACAGATTTAGAAGTTATATATCAGACAGTTAAAGAAGAACAACCAGACTTACTAGTAGTTGATTCTATTCAAACGATTTATCACCCTGAAATTAGTTCGGCACCGGGCTCTGTTTCACAAGTTCGTGAAAGTACACAAAGTTTAATGAACATTGCTAAACAAATGAATATTGCAACTTTTATTGTTGGACATGTAACGAAAGAAGGTCAAATTGCAGGTCCTAGATTATTGGAACATATGGTAGATACAGTGCTTTATTTTGAAGGTGATGAACATCATGCATATCGAATTTTACGTGCTGTTAAAAACCGTTTTGGCTCTACAAATGAAATGGGTATTTTTGAAATGAAACAAAGCGGATTAAAAGGTGTTAATAATCCGTCTGAAATGTTTTTAGAAGAACGTTCTACAAATGTTCCTGGGTCTACAATTGTTGCAACAATGGAAGGTACAAGACCACTTTTAATAGAAGTACAAGCGCTTGTGACACCGACAACATTTAATAATCCGAGAAGAATGGCAACGGGAATTGATCATAATCGACTTAGTTTACTAATGGCTGTTTTAGAAAAGAAAGAAAATTATTTATTACAGCAACAAGATGCTTATATCAAAGTCGCAGGTGGTGTGAAATTAACAGAGCCAGCTGTTGATTTAAGTGTAATTGTGGCTACCGCATCAAGCTTAAAAGATAAAGCAGTTGATGGTTTAGATTGTTACATTGGAGAAGTTGGTTTAACGGGTGAGGTACGTCGCGTATCTCGGATAGAGCAGCGCGTACAAGAAGCTGCAAAGTTAGGCTTCAAACGTGCAATTATTCCTAAAAATAATATTGGCGGATGGACATATCCAGAAGGGATTCAAGTAATTGGCGTAACTTCTGTACATGAAGCACTATCATTCGCTCTACATTCATAAAACATCTAGAAAGGAGGACATTGTGTGAATATCGTTAAACTAATTGTTATTATTATTTACTTAATTATTGGGAGTGCATTAGGAATTATTATTATTCCCGAAATTGCCAATGATCTTGGATTGCAAGACTCAAATTTGTTAAAAAATCATTATGTTGATGGCATAATTGGAAGTATTTTTATTTTCTTAGTCTTTGGAATATTTATTAGACGATTTGCAAATGCTATAAGAGGGTTAGAACATTTTATAATGCGTAGAAGCGCTGTCGAGATATTATTTGCTACAATAGGATTAATCATTGGATTACTTATATCTGTCATGGTTTCATTTATTTTAGAGTCAATTGGTAATTCAATTTTCAATCATTTCATTCCAGTTATAATTACCATACTATTATGCTATTTTGGTTTTCAATTCGGACTTAAAAAACGAGATGAAATGTTAATGTTTTTACCTGAAAATATCGCACGCTCTATGTCTCAGCACACTAAAAGTGCAACACCAAAAATTATCGACACAAGCGCAATTATTGACGGACGAATTTTAGAAGTTATTCGTTGCGGTTTTATCGATGGCAATATATTAATTCCACAAGGTGTGATTAATGAATTGCAAATTGTTGCAGATTCAAATGATAGTGTCAAACGTGAGAAAGGTAAACGAGGGTTGGACATATTAAATGAATTGTATGACTTGGATTATCCAACAAAAGTTATACATCCAACTAAATCACATAGTGATATCGATACGATGTTATTAAAATTGGCCAAACAATATCACGCAAGCATTATTACAACAGATTTTAATTTGAATAAAGTTTGTCATGTACATGGTATAAAAGCATTAAATGTTAATGATCTATCAGAAGCAATTAAACCAAATGTACATCAAGGAGATCAGCTACATATTTTATTAACAAAGATGGGCAAAGAACCTGGTCAAGCTGTTGGATATTTAGATGATGGAACGATGGTTGTTGTTGATAATGCTAAAAATTTAATTGGAAGTCACGTTCATTTAGAAGTAGTGAGTCTATTGCAAACATCTTCAGGAAGAATTGTATTTGCTAAAAAATTAGATGATACTGTCACTTTATAATAGGGTGCTGACTATCATATATTAATAACCTTAAAGCAAATGAATTATCAAACTTTATAAATAGTGCTAAAATATCACTGAAAAACATACATTTGGTGATATGATTGTTTAAAAAATATCAAAGTTATTCTTATAGAAATTAAGACATTAAAAAGCAGAATTAATGATGACATGATTTAACAGTTAAGTCTTAAATTGATTATGCAGTACAATCATACATTTTAAGATAATTAAAATGTAAAAGATAAGTAGTCTTGTTTCTTAAGAATAGCTTTTTTAAAGTGTTGAAAAACACCAAGATTCTATTAAAAATTTAAGCGTATTACCTAGGAAATTATGTTATGATATAACAATGAAATTATTTTAAAAGTCGTGTTAAAAGCGTGGTTTCAAATTTTAACAATAAGACTATAAGAACATTTGTTATTACGGTCGAAGCTAACAAATGAACAAATTAAATGCATGATTATGAAAATAGGAGTGAATATAATGAGTGACCGCATAAGAGTAAGATATGCACCAAGTCCAACTGGATACCTTCATATTGGTAACGCAAGAACTGCGTTATTTAATTACTTATTTGCTAAACATTACAATGGAGATTTCGTTATCCGTATTGAAGATACGGATAAAAAACGTAACCTAGAAGACGGTGAAGCATCACAATTTGATAATTTAAAATGGTTAGGTTTAGATTGGGATGAGTCAGTAGATAAAGATAAAGGATTCGGACCATACCGTCAATCTGAGCGTCAACATATTTATCAACCATTAATAGATCAATTATTAGCGGAAGACAAAGCTTATAAATGTTATATGACTGAAGAAGAGTTGGAAGCTGAACGTGAAGCTCAAATCGCACGTGGTGAAATGCCTCGTTACGGCGGACAGCATGCACATTTGACTGAAGAACAACGTCAACAATTTGAAGCTGAAGGACGTCAGCCTTCTATACGTTTCCGAGTACCTCAAAATCAAACTTTTGCATTTGATGATATGGTTAAAGGAAATATTTCATTTGATTCAAATGGTATTGGAGACTGGGTAATCGTTAAAAAAGACGGAATACCAACATATAACTTCGCGGTAGCTATTGATGATCACTATATGGAAATTTCAGATGTCATTCGTGGCGATGATCATATTTCTAATACACCTAAACAAATCATGATTTATGAAGCATTTGGATGGGAACCACCTCGTTTTGGTCATATGTCTTTAATTGTAAATGAAGAACGTAAAAAGTTAAGTAAGCGTGATGGACAAATTTTACAATTTATTGAGCAGTATCGTGATTTAGGCTATTTACCAGAAGCATTATTTAATTTTATTGCGTTATTAGGATGGTCTCCAGAAGGCGAAGAAGAAATCTTCTCAAAAGATGAGTTTATCAAAATCTTTGATGAAAAGCGTTTATCAAAATCACCAGCATTTTTCGATAAGCAAAAATTGGCTTGGGTAAATAATCAATATATGAAACAAAAAGATACTGAAACAGTATTCCAATTAGCATTACCAGACTTAGTTAAAGCAAATTTAATACCTGAAAATCCATCTGAAGAAGATTTAGAATGGGGACGTAAGCTTATAGGTCTTTATCAAAAAGAAATGAGCTATGCAGGTGAAATTGTACCTTTATCAGAAATGTTCTTTAAAGAAATGCCGGCGTTAGGTGAAGAAGAGCAACAAGTAATTGATGGCGAACAAGTTCCAGAATTAATGACTCACTTATATAGTAAACTAGAAGCGCTTGAACCATTTGAAGCGGCAGAAATTAAAAAGACAATTAAAGAAGTTCAAAAAGAAACAGGTATTAAAGGTAAACAATTATTTATGCCTATTCGTGTTGCTGTAACTGGTCAAATGCATGGACCTGAATTACCTAATACTATTGAAGTACTTGGTAAAGAAAAAGTATTGAATCGTCTAAAACAGTACATTTAAGCATTAAATAAAATTGAAGTAGCATATACTTGAATTTTAAGACGTAAGCGCCTATGATAAAGTTGTATTAACAAATTACAACATAAAGATTGAAAGTTTTAATAAAGTTGAAGGATTAGTAATTAAATTTTTACGATTCAGAGAGTGTACGGTTGCTGAGAGTACAACGTAAAATTAATGAATGCACCTTCGTATACTTAACTAAATATATAATGAGAGTAATTGGTATTTTAAAGAAGATGTTTGCAAACATTGCAACTTTGTTAATCTTTTAAGGTGCCGTTTACTGAATTCAGAGTGGAACCGTGCGGAAGCGCCTCTAACATTACAAATTGAATGTTAGTGGCGTTTTTTTAATCATTTAAATTAAAGATAAGTTAATTATATATTTACGTAGTTCAATCATTGAGGAGGAAATGATCTTGTTAAAAAGAATGAGAGACGACATAAAAATGGTATTTGAGCAGGATCCAGCGGCACGTTCAACAATAGAAATCATTACAACATATGCCGGGTTACATGCAGTATGGAGTCATTTGATTGCACATAAATTATACAATCAAAAAAAATATGTTGCAGCACGCGCAATATCTCAAATTTCAAGATTTTTTACAGGTATAGAAATTCATCCAGGAGCCAAAATTGGTAAACGTCTATTTATTGATCACGGTATGGGCGTAGTGATTGGTGAAACATGCACAATCGGTGATAATGTAACAATTTATCAAGGCGTTACACTTGGCGGTACAGGGAAAGAAAAAGGGAAAAGACATCCGGATATCGGAGATAATGTTTTAATCGCAGCAGGGGCTAAAGTTTTAGGGAATATAAAAATAAATTCAAATGTAAATATTGGTGCAAATTCAGTAGTTTTACAATCTGTACCAAGTTATTCAACAGTCGTTGGTATACCAGGACATATTGTTAAGCAAGATGGTGTTAGAGTCGGCAAAACATTCGACCACCGTAACCTACCAGATCCAATTTATGAACAAATTAAGCATTTAGAACGACAACTTGAAAAGACTAGGAATGGAGAGATTCAAGATGATTACATTATATAATACACTTACGCGTCAAAAGGAAGTGTTCAAACCAATAGAACCAGGGAAAGTAAAAATGTATGTGTGTGGTCCGACCGTATATAACTATATCCACATAGGGAATGCGAGACCAGCTATTAACTATGACGTA harbors:
- the radA gene encoding DNA repair protein RadA, encoding MAKKKVIFECMACGYQSPKWMGKCPNCGAWNQMEEIVEKAANPKHGVKTKEIAGKVQKLNSIKHETTPRVLTDSAEFNRVLGGGIVSGSLVLIGGDPGIGKSTLLLQICASLSQKKKVLYITGEESLNQTKLRAERLDEDSSELQVLAETDLEVIYQTVKEEQPDLLVVDSIQTIYHPEISSAPGSVSQVRESTQSLMNIAKQMNIATFIVGHVTKEGQIAGPRLLEHMVDTVLYFEGDEHHAYRILRAVKNRFGSTNEMGIFEMKQSGLKGVNNPSEMFLEERSTNVPGSTIVATMEGTRPLLIEVQALVTPTTFNNPRRMATGIDHNRLSLLMAVLEKKENYLLQQQDAYIKVAGGVKLTEPAVDLSVIVATASSLKDKAVDGLDCYIGEVGLTGEVRRVSRIEQRVQEAAKLGFKRAIIPKNNIGGWTYPEGIQVIGVTSVHEALSFALHS
- a CDS encoding PIN/TRAM domain-containing protein — its product is MNIVKLIVIIIYLIIGSALGIIIIPEIANDLGLQDSNLLKNHYVDGIIGSIFIFLVFGIFIRRFANAIRGLEHFIMRRSAVEILFATIGLIIGLLISVMVSFILESIGNSIFNHFIPVIITILLCYFGFQFGLKKRDEMLMFLPENIARSMSQHTKSATPKIIDTSAIIDGRILEVIRCGFIDGNILIPQGVINELQIVADSNDSVKREKGKRGLDILNELYDLDYPTKVIHPTKSHSDIDTMLLKLAKQYHASIITTDFNLNKVCHVHGIKALNVNDLSEAIKPNVHQGDQLHILLTKMGKEPGQAVGYLDDGTMVVVDNAKNLIGSHVHLEVVSLLQTSSGRIVFAKKLDDTVTL
- the gltX gene encoding glutamate--tRNA ligase, which codes for MSDRIRVRYAPSPTGYLHIGNARTALFNYLFAKHYNGDFVIRIEDTDKKRNLEDGEASQFDNLKWLGLDWDESVDKDKGFGPYRQSERQHIYQPLIDQLLAEDKAYKCYMTEEELEAEREAQIARGEMPRYGGQHAHLTEEQRQQFEAEGRQPSIRFRVPQNQTFAFDDMVKGNISFDSNGIGDWVIVKKDGIPTYNFAVAIDDHYMEISDVIRGDDHISNTPKQIMIYEAFGWEPPRFGHMSLIVNEERKKLSKRDGQILQFIEQYRDLGYLPEALFNFIALLGWSPEGEEEIFSKDEFIKIFDEKRLSKSPAFFDKQKLAWVNNQYMKQKDTETVFQLALPDLVKANLIPENPSEEDLEWGRKLIGLYQKEMSYAGEIVPLSEMFFKEMPALGEEEQQVIDGEQVPELMTHLYSKLEALEPFEAAEIKKTIKEVQKETGIKGKQLFMPIRVAVTGQMHGPELPNTIEVLGKEKVLNRLKQYI
- the cysE gene encoding serine O-acetyltransferase, translating into MILLKRMRDDIKMVFEQDPAARSTIEIITTYAGLHAVWSHLIAHKLYNQKKYVAARAISQISRFFTGIEIHPGAKIGKRLFIDHGMGVVIGETCTIGDNVTIYQGVTLGGTGKEKGKRHPDIGDNVLIAAGAKVLGNIKINSNVNIGANSVVLQSVPSYSTVVGIPGHIVKQDGVRVGKTFDHRNLPDPIYEQIKHLERQLEKTRNGEIQDDYII